In Panicum virgatum strain AP13 chromosome 4N, P.virgatum_v5, whole genome shotgun sequence, a single window of DNA contains:
- the LOC120668683 gene encoding protein NRT1/ PTR FAMILY 7.3-like: protein MESPNTSSIPMTPLQSEFSRSNSSNNETENATPSLYTEDGTVDFRGNPAVRATTGGKKTTAILLVNYALMNLAFGGVAVDLVVFLRRVLRQENAEAANNISKWTGTVYIFSLFGAFLSDSYMGRYITCIVFQAIYLVGLVMLSLSSLFFLVVPSRCGDGVGLRPCRPPSQLGIAMFYVSTYTAAFGIGGYQPSVATFGADQFDESDATERRSKLAFFSYFYVALNVGSLFSNSFLAFYEDKGMWIRGFWASTVAVALGLLVFLLGTPYYRHFKPTGNPVTRMVQVFTAAFHKRHIQMPPGEDLHEVEDEDSGIRKLLHRDQLRCLDKAAIVTEEDYHAGNTKNPWRLCTVTQVEEVKSILGMMPIWICTIVYSVEFTQMASTFVEQGTAMDTNLFGRFRVPAASMSVFDITSVLLSVLAYRFVVAPVASRFTRNPDGITGLQRMGSGLVIALLGMLAAAVVEINRRRRVVAMDQPSPMSVLWQAPQYALIGASEVFMYIGQLDFFSAQMPDGLKCFGSSLCMASISLGNFASMLAVSAVTGVTTRRNRRGWITKNLNYGHLELFFLLLVGLSILDFILFVVFAVLYKGTEFKEGGKHISI from the exons ATGGAGTCTCCAAACACAAGTAGCATACCCATGACT CCGCTGCAAAGTGAATTCTCAAGATCAAATTCTTCGAACAATGAGACTGAAAATGCAACACCATCTTTATACACTGAAGATGGCACAGTCGATTTCAGGGGAAACCCTGCAGTTAGAGCCACCACAGGGGGAAAGAAAACCACTGCCATACTGCTTG TGAACTATGCTCTTATGAACTTGGCATTCGGTGGAGTTGCTGTTGACCTGGTCGTGTTCCTACGGAGGGTGCTTCGTCAGGAGAACGCCGAGGCCGCCAACAACATCAGCAAGTGGACTGGCACTGTCTACATCTTCTCGCTCTTCGGTGCCTTCCTCAGCGACTCCTACATGGGGCGCTACATCACCTGCATCGTGTTCCAGGCCATCTATCTCGTG GGTCTGGTGATGCTGTCCCTGTCATCCTTGTTCTTCCTGGTGGTGCCCTCCCGGTGCGGCGACGGCGTAGGGCTGAGGCCATGCCGGCCACCGTCGCAGCTCGGCATTGCGATGTTCTACGTGTCAACCTACACGGCTGCGTTCGGGATCGGCGGGTACCAGCCGTCGGTGGCGACGTTCGGGGCGGACCAGTTCGACGAGTCGGACGCCACGGAGCGGCGCTCCAAGCTTGCCTTCTTCAGCTACTTCTACGTGGCGCTCAACGTCGGCTCCCTCTTCTCCAACTCCTTCCTGGCGTTCTACGAGGACAAGGGCATGTGGATCAGGGGCTTCTGGGCCTCCACAGTGGCTGTGGCGCTTGGGCttctcgtcttcctcctcggcACGCCGTACTACCGCCACTTCAAGCCCACTGGCAACCCGGTCACGCGCATGGTGCAGGTGTTCACTGCTGCGTTCCACAAGAGGCACATCCAGATGCCCCCTGGTGAGGACCTTCACGAGGTTGAAGACGAGGATTCAGGGATCCGCAAACTCTTGCACAGGGATCAACTCAG GTGTCTTGACAAGGCAGCCATTGTGACTGAGGAGGACTACCACGCTGGGAACACCAAGAACCCATGGAGGTTGTGCACGGTGAcgcaggtggaggaggtgaaGAGCATCCTGGGCATGATGCCCATATGGATCTGCACCATCGTCTACTCGGTCGAGTTCACCCAAATGGCGTCCACGTTCGTGGAGCAAGGCACGGCCATGGACACCAACCTCTTCGGCAGGTTCCGCGTGCCGGCCGCCAGCATGTCGGTGTTCGACATCACCAGCGTGCTCCTCTCCGTCCTCGCCTACCGCTTCGTCGTCGCGCCCGTGGCGTCGCGGTTCACCAGGAACCCCGACGGCATCACCGGCCTCCAGCGCATGGGCTCCGGGCTGGTCATCGCGCTGCTCGGCATGCTCGCCGCGGCGGTCGTGGAGATCAACCGCCGGCGACGAGTCGTGGCCATGGACCAGCCGAGCCCCATGAGCGTCCTGTGGCAGGCGCCGCAGTACGCGCTGATCGGAGCCTCGGAGGTCTTCATGTACATAGGCCAGCTAGATTTCTTCAGCGCGCAGATGCCGGATGGCCTCAAGTGCTTCGGGAGCTCCTTGTGCATGGCGTCCATCTCGCTTGGAAACTTTGCGAGCATGCTGGCGGTCAGTGCGGTCACCGGCGTCACCACTCGGCGGAACAGGAGAGGCTGGATCACGAAGAACCTGAACTACGGCCACCTTGAGCTGTTCTTCCTGCTCCTGGTTGGTCTGTCGATTTTGGACTTCATTCTTTTTGTGGTATTTGCCGTTCTATACAAGGGCACCGAGTTTAAGGAGGGAGGGAAACATATCTCTATATAG